The Malus domestica chromosome 08, GDT2T_hap1 genomic interval GGTGGTGATAATTGGAGGAGAACGTTTCAGAATTGGTGGATCACCGGCTAAGGTTTCACAACACTGACATGGGTGTTCTTTGTGGAACCATGATGAAATCTCGTCGATTTTGGCTATAATTGGATGCTAGGATGTCATGGTGAAGTTTGCTAGTGATGGGAAGGTGAAGAAAGCTGAAAAATCCATCGGAATAGTCGTAGAAAACAGGTTTGGCGATCGGGTCGATGGGTCTGAAACGGGTCAGAGTTTAGGGGTTTGGTTGGCTGTTTCCTCACTTTTTtcctttctctcatttctctgcTTTTTGATTGGTCGTCCCCCATCCTTTATCTTCTTTCTCTCATTTCTGATTGGTCGtcccctttctttctttccttttctttccatCTCAACCATCCATGTGGCACCCAGATTGCCGATCCATCAAATCTGGAGCCTTATAGATTTATGGTCAAATGACAATTTTGCCCTCAACTTCGATCGcctataacttcttcgttataattCCAAATTACATTCCATTTGCGCCCATGCATTCGTAGCTATGAGTACTCTAAGGatacaccaagaaaatgaaTCTTACGTGACACGACAATGTGGTCAACAAAATTCAACGTTTTTGCCTCGAAGgacatttttgtaatttcacgTCATAAAATTCGTAACATTCGGGGATGATTCGTTAcactaaaagtaaaataagaaactaacaatcaaaactaaaagaaaaaatagtcatCGTCATTTTCATCAGGGTAtgctaaaaaagaaaaggaagacacTATGACACCACTAAAGTACTTGGCCTCATGAACTCACTCCTCATTCTCTCTAGTTGGTTATAATCCTATCAAATTTAAATTGAATTTGGATTCAATTGTATCGAATttagattgattttttttttcaatttagggTTGTGAGATGTGAGAAAAATGCCAGCGCGGAATACTCATTCGTTGGTTCACTcttaaaaaaatagtttcttGTACTTAATCCACATGGAGCCATATGACTGGATTAATGGAACCACATCAGCACACAAACGAAAAATATGGATGAAATTCTAACGGAATAACTACATTGATGTGCGTAGTGAAAGTCATGAACcatatttattgatttttgaaacatatGGAATAAAATGAGGAGTTGGATCAAATCAGGGATCATTTGCGATAAAAACCCTTATTTTGTGTAAATGCATGTGTCATCATTTTCTTGGATTTGTGGGTTCCACATACAaactaattgaataattgatGAAATTTTAATGGAAGGATCAAATTGATGTACCGTAGTGAATGTCAAAGACGACATTGATTTATTTTAAAAgtgagggaccaaaatgatgactTTAATTAATatcaaggaccatttgtgataaaaatcaaCTCTAAATTCTCTCCCACATTTGAATTCAATTCACCAACAATTTATTtactctctcattttctctttatatttatttttgaaatttagAGTTAGTATTTGCCTCCACAAATCCTCATCGAAATGTCGGACTCCGAGAGCACCGCCGCAGCAGCGCCTCAAGACCAAATCTCTCAACAGCATCGCCACCACGATGCACCAGCTCACAAAGGGAAGCCCAGCCTCCTCACCTCCTTCAGCATATGGCCGCCGACCCAGCGTACCCGCGACGCCGTCGTCAACCGCCTCATCGAGACCCTCAGTACGCCCTCCCCTCTCTCCAAGCGCTACGGCACCATGGCCGCCGACGAGGCCTCCACCACCGCCCGCCTCATAGAGGCCGACGCCTTCGCTGCCGCCGGCGGCTCCGCGGCGACCGAGGAAGACGGGATTCAGATCCTGCAGGTTTACTCCAAGGAGATCAGCAAGCGCATGCTCGACACCGTCAAGTCCAGGATCGCCGCTGCTGAAAACGGTGCGGCGGAGTCCGAGACTGCAAGCTCTGTGGTGGACTCCACTGCTGCCGCCGCCGGTGAGGATGTTAAGGCGGAAGAGTACTGATCTCTCCATGTGTGTTAGGTCACTTTTAGCTTCGTATTAGGGCTTTCATATCGAGATCTATTTCGTATTAATCATGGATTTCTTGTGATGCCTATATACTTAATGACCTCTtccaaatttaaattattaGGTAATTTCGCAATCTTCAATTTTCTGGGTTTCCGTTGAGGGTATTGATCTACTGATTCTTGATCTGCTTTATTCGGAGATGTTTGTGCTGAAGGTTTTGTACTCAAGTGGGTGCGGGTGCATTTGGAAAAGCACGGGGAATCAGCGTCCTTCTGCAGTGGCTGCCTTGATGTGTGGACTGTTACTCTCAACCCGGAGACATTCGTCAAACCAGTCAAACCAGTTGTAGATAATATTGCATATTTTTATTGTTCTCCGGATTGTGCTGTGTAGGTTGTGGATTTGATGTCTCTGTTGAAAATTCGCATCCTGAGTTGAGATGGTTTAAGGTGTGCAACCCAAGAGAAAATATGTTACAAGAATTATCAAAGACGAACAATGCTGTGCAGATCCAACTACTTTCATCCATTCATGATGCTTTTCAATATATCTATGATGATAATATGGTGGAGGCTTATTAATAATGACTTTTGAATTGGCATAGGTTACTTTTCCTGTGTGGTCTACATTGTTGGTTGTTTGGTTATTCTGTTGTCTCTCCACAAGGAGGCCGTACCCGCGAGAGCAGAGTTTATGCATGTGGCTACAATGTGCTCCTCCTCTTGTTGTTCGTCCTCCTAAGATTGGTCATGattgaaaaatagaaaagtTGCACACGTCATGGCAAATAAAGATTTGAGGTTAAGTAAATATCTTTCAAGAATTAGCTGAATACAAAATGTAGAGACACATAAGTTATTGAACCGATGATTTGATTAGACTAAAGCCATCATTGGTTCGACAACTTCTGTGTCTTGTGTCTCCACATTTTGTATTCAGCCAATTTTAGCCTTAAATCTTTGTTTGCCATTTCCATTTCAGTCAGGACCAACTTTAAAAGGACGAACAACGAGAGAAGCACACCATAGCTAAGTTGAAGTCACATCCATAAACTCCACTCTCAGGTGTACAGCCTCCTCCTAAAGAGACAATAGGCTAACCAAACAACAAATAATGTAGACCACACAGAGAAGGTAACCTGTGGTAATTCAAAATTCATTATTAATAGCCACATCATATTATTGTCATAGACACATTGCAGAGCACTATGAATGGATGAAAGTAGTTGGATCTGCACTCGCATTGGTCGtctttgataatttttgtacTCCATTTTTTCCTGGGGTTCTTGCCCGACGTATACACCTTGAATGAGGAGTAGAATTTTCCAAGGATGGGTATTGTACAAACGAAGACACCAAATCCACAACGCAATCCGGAGAACAATAATATATGTACCACATCTCAAACCACTTTGACGAATGTCTCCGGGTTGAGAGTAATACTCAAGGACGCTGAATGTTggtctgtttttatttttgggtgaACTTTTGTTGCATTGTACTGTTTTGAGAGTTTAGATTGTCCATATGATGTGATTGCAATGGTATGAGAGTTCATTAGAACCATTCTTCATTGCTTTAAACCTTATTTTAGAAGTAGTCATTACTATTTTCTATGTTTCGTTTATGGAAACAAAGTTCACAATTGTGGAACCAATGTGAGCAAATGTACAGGATATCATTTTTGGAAAGGTTCGATTTTCTTGTCAAATTAAGCTTTGGGTGAAAGTGAGATTGTCTAATGTTGCTCTTGCTCAGAGCTTTCTTGTCCAGTTCTTTTGTTGTTCAAGCATGTTAAACTCAAAAGTAATCTGCATTATCTGTGATAAGCAAATCTaatttatttcatttcatttttttctctttttgttgCACCCGTAGTAGATAATCTGGAAGGCAAAGGCGAGTAATGTTTTTGGGTAAATGTTATTTGCTTGATATTTTATAGTTCATAGAAGTTCGAacttaactccgcctatgtatcttacattgccggtcccaagcccggataaaggaggagggggagggcgtcaggtagtcgacagccggcactccatgatcacgtcgaatccttatgaaaatgaatccagaacaaaatcgcgctaaagctagggcgtcacccgtaagtggcgcgctgtgtggcccgaacacagtgataaatgagcaagggtcgctgtatctccatcggcacccggatgcagtgttaaatgagcaagggggccatagaaacttcttttcgaacgactccacccaaagttgtttgggagcatatgctcctatcaactttacacgggacacacaaaagaagtactttgatcttattagacgggggagggtgaagaa includes:
- the LOC103441077 gene encoding MFP1 attachment factor 1-like translates to MSDSESTAAAAPQDQISQQHRHHDAPAHKGKPSLLTSFSIWPPTQRTRDAVVNRLIETLSTPSPLSKRYGTMAADEASTTARLIEADAFAAAGGSAATEEDGIQILQVYSKEISKRMLDTVKSRIAAAENGAAESETASSVVDSTAAAAGEDVKAEEY